One genomic window of Micrococcus flavus includes the following:
- a CDS encoding thiamine pyrophosphate-dependent enzyme: MSQTTQTEGRLSAGHAIVKTLEAHGVKRIYSVPGESYLDVLDGLHDSQIENVVCRHEGGATYMAEADGKMNEVPGVAMVTRGPGAANAHVGLHTAWQDSTAMVLFVGLIPFEHRDREAFQEFDPHAWFDSGAKRVMVLDHPERASEIVAEAMFAAASGRPGPVVVGLPEDVIRVEIDAELHPQIPVATGGMTVEDWKALHAALKESKKPLFITGGNDWTDAGADALTSWLEDHRIPAAAEWRTEGTVPFSSPSYVGPIGYGRPDWTQRLLEETDLIVFVGTVPGDVVTDGFTIRQNWDKKNFLVTIDPSLRGRSGPVSHQIVAKPDVFVRDLVRMDLAVKPEWEEWASRMRGEQETFAALPSAEPSEGQARMSTLMANLVPKLPKDSMISLGAGEHTNWAHRYFPTEGYRAMISARNGSMGYSVPGAVAASLNFPDRVVVTIAGDGEFLMNGQEMATAAQYGATPLIVVMDNQEYGTIRTHQEREYPERVSGTQLKNPDFAKMAEAFGGVGIRVEQDEDVPAAVEKALATVQQGEQFALIHLIVEQRVKAY; the protein is encoded by the coding sequence ATGTCCCAGACCACCCAGACGGAGGGCCGCCTCTCCGCCGGCCACGCGATCGTCAAGACGCTCGAGGCGCACGGCGTGAAGCGCATCTACAGCGTGCCGGGCGAGTCCTACCTGGATGTCCTGGACGGCCTGCACGATTCGCAGATCGAGAACGTGGTGTGCCGCCACGAGGGCGGCGCCACCTACATGGCCGAGGCGGACGGCAAGATGAACGAGGTGCCCGGCGTCGCCATGGTGACCCGCGGCCCCGGCGCCGCGAACGCCCATGTGGGTCTGCACACCGCGTGGCAGGACTCCACCGCCATGGTCCTGTTCGTGGGCCTCATCCCGTTCGAGCACCGCGACCGCGAGGCCTTCCAGGAGTTCGACCCGCACGCCTGGTTCGACTCCGGCGCCAAGCGCGTGATGGTCCTGGACCACCCCGAGCGCGCGTCCGAGATCGTGGCCGAGGCCATGTTCGCCGCCGCGTCCGGGCGCCCGGGCCCCGTCGTCGTCGGCCTGCCGGAGGACGTCATCCGCGTGGAGATCGACGCCGAGCTGCACCCGCAGATCCCCGTGGCCACCGGCGGCATGACCGTGGAGGACTGGAAGGCGCTGCACGCCGCGCTCAAGGAGTCCAAGAAGCCGCTGTTCATCACCGGCGGCAACGACTGGACCGACGCCGGCGCCGACGCGCTCACGTCCTGGCTCGAGGACCACCGCATCCCCGCCGCCGCGGAGTGGCGCACCGAGGGCACCGTGCCGTTCTCCTCCCCCTCCTACGTGGGCCCCATCGGCTACGGCCGCCCGGACTGGACGCAGCGGCTGCTCGAGGAGACGGACCTGATCGTGTTCGTCGGCACCGTCCCCGGGGACGTGGTGACGGACGGCTTCACGATCCGCCAGAACTGGGACAAGAAGAACTTCCTGGTCACCATCGACCCGTCCCTGCGCGGCCGCTCCGGCCCCGTGTCGCACCAGATCGTGGCCAAGCCGGACGTGTTCGTCCGCGACCTGGTCCGCATGGACCTCGCGGTGAAGCCGGAGTGGGAGGAGTGGGCCTCCCGCATGCGCGGCGAGCAGGAGACGTTCGCCGCGCTCCCGTCGGCGGAGCCGTCCGAGGGCCAGGCGAGGATGTCCACCCTCATGGCGAACCTCGTGCCGAAGCTGCCGAAGGACTCGATGATCTCCCTCGGCGCCGGTGAGCACACCAACTGGGCACACCGCTACTTCCCCACCGAGGGCTACCGCGCCATGATCTCCGCCCGCAACGGCTCCATGGGCTACTCCGTGCCCGGCGCCGTGGCCGCGTCCCTGAACTTCCCGGACCGGGTGGTGGTCACCATCGCCGGCGACGGCGAGTTCCTCATGAACGGCCAGGAGATGGCCACCGCCGCGCAGTACGGGGCCACCCCGCTGATCGTGGTCATGGACAACCAGGAGTACGGCACCATCCGCACCCACCAGGAGCGCGAGTACCCCGAGCGCGTCTCCGGCACCCAGCTGAAGAACCCGGACTTCGCGAAGATGGCCGAGGCGTTCGGCGGCGTCGGCATCCGCGTCGAGCAGGACGAGGACGTCCCGGCCGCCGTGGAGAAGGCCCTGGCGACCGTGCAGCAGGGCGAGCAGTTCGCCCTCATCCACCTGATCGTGGAGCAGCGCGTCAAGGCGTACTGA
- a CDS encoding IS110 family transposase, protein MTVQPPAVFIGLDVGKAEHHAVALTAAGKKVYDKALPNDETRLRGILAELTTTYGPVLLVVDQPATIGALPVAVAQACEGVEVAYLPGLAMRRIADLHPGSAKTDAKDAAIIAEAARTMPHTLRSIRVDEEQIAELAMLAGFDDDLAAQITATSNRLRGLLTQIHPALERVLGPRITHPAVADLLGRYPTPAQLKTAGAGNVRARLRKHAPRLAGSLTEQIFQALDEQSVVVAGTQAAATVVPILAEQLAGLTRQRAGLASQVEAVVEAHPLHPVLISMPGVGIRTAARILTEVVGKDFVDAGHLASYAGIAPVTRRSGTSIRGEHVARGGNKRLKRALFLSAFASLSHPPSRAYYDRKRAQGKRHNQALIALARRRTDVLYAMLRDGTLYQDPTAPPAPSSVALAA, encoded by the coding sequence ATGACAGTCCAGCCCCCAGCCGTGTTCATCGGCCTTGACGTCGGCAAGGCCGAGCACCACGCCGTGGCCCTCACCGCGGCCGGGAAGAAGGTCTACGACAAGGCCCTGCCCAACGACGAGACCCGCCTACGCGGCATCCTCGCCGAGCTCACCACCACCTACGGGCCGGTGCTGCTCGTGGTGGACCAGCCGGCCACGATTGGGGCCCTGCCCGTGGCCGTGGCCCAGGCCTGCGAGGGCGTTGAGGTGGCGTACCTGCCCGGGCTGGCGATGCGACGGATCGCTGACCTGCACCCCGGCTCGGCCAAGACCGACGCCAAGGACGCGGCGATCATCGCTGAAGCAGCCCGCACGATGCCCCATACGCTGCGCTCCATCCGAGTCGATGAGGAACAGATCGCAGAGCTGGCCATGCTCGCCGGTTTCGATGACGACCTCGCCGCGCAGATCACCGCGACCTCGAACCGGCTGCGCGGACTCCTCACCCAGATCCACCCGGCGCTTGAGCGCGTGCTCGGGCCCAGGATCACCCACCCCGCCGTGGCAGACCTTCTCGGCCGGTACCCCACCCCGGCGCAGCTGAAGACCGCCGGGGCGGGGAATGTGCGTGCCCGGCTGCGCAAGCACGCCCCACGACTGGCGGGCTCGCTCACGGAGCAGATCTTCCAAGCCCTGGACGAGCAGTCCGTGGTCGTGGCTGGCACGCAGGCCGCGGCCACCGTGGTGCCCATCCTGGCCGAACAACTCGCCGGACTGACCCGTCAGCGGGCCGGACTGGCCTCCCAGGTGGAGGCTGTGGTGGAGGCCCACCCTCTTCACCCGGTCCTGATCTCGATGCCCGGAGTAGGGATCAGGACCGCCGCACGCATCCTCACTGAAGTTGTGGGCAAGGACTTCGTCGATGCCGGGCATCTGGCCTCATACGCCGGGATCGCCCCGGTCACCCGACGCTCAGGGACCTCGATCCGCGGAGAGCACGTAGCCCGGGGAGGAAACAAGCGCCTGAAGCGGGCCCTGTTCCTCTCAGCGTTCGCTTCGCTGTCACACCCGCCTTCCAGGGCGTACTACGACCGCAAACGAGCCCAGGGCAAACGCCACAACCAGGCGCTGATTGCGCTGGCCCGGCGCCGCACCGACGTGCTCTACGCGATGCTCCGCGATGGCACCCTGTATCAAGATCCGACCGCCCCGCCAGCACCATCATCAGTCGCTCTCGCGGCTTGA
- a CDS encoding SulP family inorganic anion transporter, with protein MSTAAPHAPTPQQAAEPTPEQLQSVRRALRSPGRLKTEVLAGLVVGLALIPEAIAFALIAGVDPQVGLFAAATMAMTIAFVGGRPAMISAATAATALVVAPLVQSHGLDHLLAAVILAGLIQVVLGLLGVARLMRFVPRSVMVGFVNALAILIFTAQLPDLMGVPWLVYPLTALGLAIILLLPRLTTAVPAPLVAIVVVTAIVLLAGADVPTVGDKGRLPEALPALLVPDVPFTLETLQVIAPYALAMAVVGLLESLMTAKLVDDITDTRSSKTRESWGQGVANVVSGFFGGMGGCAMIGQTMINVKASGARTRISTFMAGVFVLLLSVTLGDVVALVPMAALVAVMIFVSLATFDWHSIQPSTLAFMPKSETFVMLVTVAATVLTHNLAIGVGLGVLAAMVMFAQRVSHLATVTRTLEGEGRDAVAHYRVQGELFFASSNDLYPQFDYAGDPARVRIDFRDAHLWDASTIAALDAIEEKYRRHGAAVEIAGLNVASRAMRARISGRLGGGH; from the coding sequence GTGTCCACCGCCGCCCCGCACGCGCCCACGCCTCAGCAGGCCGCCGAGCCGACGCCCGAGCAGCTCCAGTCCGTCCGCCGCGCCCTCCGCTCGCCCGGCCGCCTCAAGACCGAGGTGCTCGCAGGTCTCGTGGTGGGGCTCGCCCTGATCCCCGAGGCCATCGCCTTCGCGCTGATCGCCGGCGTGGACCCGCAGGTGGGCCTGTTCGCCGCGGCCACCATGGCCATGACCATCGCGTTCGTGGGCGGTCGGCCGGCCATGATCTCCGCGGCCACGGCCGCCACGGCTCTCGTCGTCGCGCCCCTCGTGCAGTCCCACGGGCTGGACCATCTGCTCGCCGCCGTGATCCTCGCCGGCCTGATCCAGGTGGTGCTCGGCTTGCTCGGTGTCGCGCGGCTCATGCGGTTCGTACCGCGGTCCGTGATGGTGGGCTTCGTCAACGCCCTGGCCATCCTGATCTTCACCGCGCAGCTGCCGGACCTGATGGGCGTGCCGTGGCTCGTCTACCCGCTCACCGCCCTGGGCCTGGCGATCATCCTGCTGCTGCCACGGCTGACCACGGCCGTGCCCGCCCCGCTCGTGGCCATCGTCGTCGTCACGGCGATCGTGCTGCTGGCCGGCGCGGACGTGCCCACCGTGGGGGACAAGGGCCGGCTGCCGGAGGCCCTGCCCGCGCTGCTGGTCCCGGACGTCCCGTTCACCCTCGAGACGCTGCAGGTGATCGCGCCCTACGCGCTGGCCATGGCCGTCGTCGGGCTGCTGGAGTCCCTCATGACCGCCAAGCTCGTGGACGACATCACGGACACCCGCTCCTCGAAGACCCGCGAGTCCTGGGGCCAGGGCGTGGCCAACGTGGTCAGCGGGTTCTTCGGGGGCATGGGCGGCTGCGCGATGATCGGCCAGACCATGATCAACGTGAAGGCCTCCGGGGCCCGCACCCGCATCTCGACCTTCATGGCGGGCGTGTTCGTGCTCCTGCTCTCCGTGACCCTGGGGGACGTGGTGGCGCTCGTGCCCATGGCCGCGCTCGTGGCCGTCATGATCTTCGTGTCCCTCGCGACCTTCGACTGGCACTCGATCCAGCCGTCCACGCTGGCGTTCATGCCGAAATCCGAGACGTTCGTGATGCTCGTGACCGTGGCGGCCACCGTCCTCACCCACAACCTCGCGATCGGCGTGGGCCTCGGCGTGCTCGCCGCCATGGTGATGTTCGCCCAGCGGGTCTCCCACCTGGCCACCGTCACCCGCACCCTCGAGGGCGAGGGGCGCGACGCCGTCGCGCACTACCGCGTCCAGGGCGAGCTGTTCTTCGCCTCCTCCAACGACCTCTACCCCCAGTTCGACTACGCGGGGGACCCGGCGCGGGTGCGGATCGACTTCCGTGACGCCCACCTGTGGGACGCGTCCACGATCGCCGCCCTCGACGCCATCGAGGAGAAGTACCGGCGGCACGGTGCCGCCGTGGAGATTGCCGGCCTCAACGTGGCCAGCCGTGCCATGCGCGCCCGGATATCCGGCCGCCTCGGCGGAGGGCACTGA